GTGCTGGCCCGGCAGGGCGGTGTGGAACTGCCGCCGCCCGGGACGTGGTCGCTGGACCCGGCGCACTCCTCGGTGGGGGCGGTCGCGCAGCACCTGGGGATCTCCAGCGTGCACGGGCGGTTCACCGATTTCAGCGGGCGGATCGACATCCGCGAGGACGTCCAGAAGTCCGGTGTGGAGGCCACCATCGCGGCCGCCAGCATCGACACCGGCAACGGGATGCGGGACAAGCACCTGCGGTCGCCGGACTTCCTGGACGTGGAACGGTACCCGGAGATCACCTACCGTTCCCGGGCGCTGACGCCCTCCGGTCCCGACCGCTGGACGGTGCACGGTGTGCTCACGATGCACGGCGTCGCCCGGGACGTCGACCTCGGCCTCAGCTACCTGGGCACCGGGCCCGACCCCTGGGGCGGTGTGCGGGCGGCCTTCCACGCCACCGCGGAGCTGCGCCGGGACGACTTCGCCATGAACTACAACCAGGTGATCCAGGCGGGCATCTCGGCGATCGGCACGACCCTGCGGGTGGAGCTCGACATCCAGGCGGTGCAGGGCGACCAGGTACCCGCGTAGACGCGCCGGCGGGCCCGGGGGCCTTGCCGGTACAGCCTTTAGGCTGCCCGTATGGCACCGAACATCGCGACCAACACCACCGTCGACCTCGGTGGACTGCTGGACTTCGTACGCCCCCGGCACCGGGCGGTCCTCCTGACCACCCGGGCCGACGGCCGGCCCCAGGGGTCCCCGCTCACCTGCGGCGTGGACGACTCGGGCCGGATCGTCGTCTCGACGTACCCCGACCGCGCCAAGACCCGCAACGCCCGGCGGGACGAGCGGGTCAGCCTGATCGTCCTGTCGGACGACTGGAACGGCCCCTGGGTCCAGATCGACGGCTCGGCCGAGGTGATCGACTCACCGGAGTCGGTCGAGCCCCTCGTCGAGTACTTCCGGAACATCTCCGGCGAGCACCCGGACTGGGACGAGTACCGGGCGGCCATGGTGAAGCAGGGCAAGTCACTCATCCGGATCACCCCGGAGCGCTGGGGCCCCGTCGCCACCGGCGGCTTCCCCGCGCGGCTCGCCGAGGAGGGCTGACCGGCCCGTGGCACTGCCCTCCCCCGCCGCGCTCGCCCACGCCCCGCTGCTGGTCCCGCCGGGTACCGGCGCGTCCCTCGTCCGGGCGCTGGAGGAGACCGCCTCACGCCCGGCCCGGGAGGCGTCCGCGACGGCGCCGGACGAGCCCTTCCTGTACGTCGGGGCCACGCTGCCCGCGTCCCTGCGGTCCGGGCGGCTGCTCTGGTTCCACAGCGTCAACGCGGGCACCGACGCCCTGCTCGCCGGCGGCTCCTGGCCCGAGCCGGCCCTGCTGACACGGACCGTGGGCCGGATGGGCGAGCGCATCGCGCAGTACGTCCTGGCCTGGATGCTCGCCGAGTGCCAGCGGGTCCCGGAGCACACCGCGCAGCACGCGCGGGCCGAGTGGCGGCGCCTGCCCTCCGGGCTCGTGGCCGGTTCGACCGTGGTCGTCCACGGCACCGGGCGCATCGGCCGCGCGGTCGCCGCCCTGCTGCGGGCGTGCTCCCTGCGCACGGTGGGGGTGGGCCGCACCCCGCGCGAAGGGGTGCCCGGCTTCGACCGGGTGGTGACGGCCGGCGGGGCCGGGGAGCTGGAGGAGCTGGCGGCAGCCCGGTGGGTGGTGTGCACGCTGCCGCTGACCGGGGCGACCGAGGGGTTCTACGGCGCCGGGCGGTTCGCGGCGATGCGGGGGGCCTGCTTCCTCAACGTCGGGCGGGGCGGCTGTGTGGACATGGACGCGCTGGAGGCGGCGTT
This DNA window, taken from Streptomyces nitrosporeus, encodes the following:
- a CDS encoding NAD(P)-dependent oxidoreductase — encoded protein: MPSPAALAHAPLLVPPGTGASLVRALEETASRPAREASATAPDEPFLYVGATLPASLRSGRLLWFHSVNAGTDALLAGGSWPEPALLTRTVGRMGERIAQYVLAWMLAECQRVPEHTAQHARAEWRRLPSGLVAGSTVVVHGTGRIGRAVAALLRACSLRTVGVGRTPREGVPGFDRVVTAGGAGELEELAAARWVVCTLPLTGATEGFYGAGRFAAMRGACFLNVGRGGCVDMDALEAALRGGSVRRAVLDVLPEEPPGPHDRVWRLPGTVVTSHSAGVTEEEDVATDFAACWAALAEGRRPALAVDTGRGY
- a CDS encoding YceI family protein encodes the protein MGLRAHVRTRDGWAVQHAVVTVTDMTGTQVARATADEDGAVRTDERLPAGAYTVIVTAVGYAPAASTALVTASGRVEAGTVVLARQGGVELPPPGTWSLDPAHSSVGAVAQHLGISSVHGRFTDFSGRIDIREDVQKSGVEATIAAASIDTGNGMRDKHLRSPDFLDVERYPEITYRSRALTPSGPDRWTVHGVLTMHGVARDVDLGLSYLGTGPDPWGGVRAAFHATAELRRDDFAMNYNQVIQAGISAIGTTLRVELDIQAVQGDQVPA
- a CDS encoding PPOX class F420-dependent oxidoreductase, which translates into the protein MAPNIATNTTVDLGGLLDFVRPRHRAVLLTTRADGRPQGSPLTCGVDDSGRIVVSTYPDRAKTRNARRDERVSLIVLSDDWNGPWVQIDGSAEVIDSPESVEPLVEYFRNISGEHPDWDEYRAAMVKQGKSLIRITPERWGPVATGGFPARLAEEG